A genomic segment from Alistipes senegalensis JC50 encodes:
- a CDS encoding DUF5106 domain-containing protein, with the protein MTRADKLLLLLLCGACMLAGCPEIRTAERPETAECPETAEPAADTADSESADGTPGRRAFRLPDVPEALRDPADRADYLALHYWDCFDFADTVLLSCPEITEQAFVDFLSVLPHAREAAAAVDTLYSRAAVRSEALYCFIGLGDKYLYEPNSPMCDEELYILVLRALTANPRIGEADKLRPRRLLETVSKNRPGDKAADFEFLGRDGVKRRMSHLKAEYTLLCFYDPSCDECGRVKGRLAASPAVCGMVGEGRLAVLSVNVAGDSGAWRDAAVPEGWTDGCDVGERLVRGAVYDLKAMPTLYLLDREKRVLLKDTSVGRLEAKLAGADF; encoded by the coding sequence ATGACACGGGCCGACAAATTGCTGCTGTTGCTGCTCTGCGGAGCGTGCATGCTGGCCGGATGTCCGGAGATCCGCACCGCCGAGCGTCCCGAAACCGCCGAGTGCCCCGAAACCGCGGAACCCGCCGCAGACACGGCGGATTCCGAGAGCGCGGACGGGACTCCCGGGCGGCGGGCTTTCCGGCTGCCCGATGTGCCGGAGGCCCTGCGCGATCCGGCCGACCGGGCGGACTATCTGGCCTTGCACTATTGGGACTGTTTCGACTTCGCCGATACGGTCCTGCTTTCGTGTCCGGAGATCACCGAACAGGCTTTCGTTGATTTTCTGAGCGTGCTGCCCCATGCCCGCGAGGCGGCCGCGGCGGTCGATACGCTCTATTCGCGGGCGGCCGTGCGGAGCGAGGCGCTCTATTGTTTCATCGGGCTGGGCGACAAGTATCTTTACGAACCCAACTCCCCGATGTGCGACGAGGAGCTTTACATCCTGGTGCTGCGGGCGCTGACGGCCAATCCCCGGATCGGTGAGGCCGACAAACTGCGGCCGCGCCGCCTGCTGGAGACGGTGTCGAAGAATCGCCCGGGAGACAAGGCGGCCGATTTCGAGTTTCTGGGCCGCGACGGAGTGAAACGGCGCATGTCGCATCTGAAGGCGGAATATACGCTGCTGTGCTTTTACGATCCCTCCTGCGACGAATGCGGGCGGGTGAAAGGGCGGCTGGCAGCATCGCCGGCCGTTTGCGGGATGGTCGGGGAAGGGCGGCTGGCCGTGCTGTCGGTGAACGTCGCCGGCGACAGCGGGGCGTGGCGCGATGCGGCTGTCCCGGAGGGTTGGACGGACGGCTGCGATGTCGGGGAGCGGCTGGTGCGCGGGGCGGTTTACGACCTGAAAGCCATGCCGACGCTCTATTTGCTGGATCGTGAAAAGCGGGTGCTTCTCAAAGACACTTCTGTCGGGCGGCTCGAAGCGAAGCTCGCCGGAGCGGACTTTTAG